A genomic stretch from Campylobacter lari subsp. concheus includes:
- the hslU gene encoding ATP-dependent protease ATPase subunit HslU → MNLTPKEIVKFLDDYVIGQKNAKKIIAIALRNRYRRMQLSPELQDDIMPKNILMIGSTGVGKTEIARRLAKMMGLPFVKVEASKYTEVGFVGRDVESMVRDLANAALNLVKNEEKEKNKEKINEFIENKILEKLLPPLPKGVSEEKQEEYQKSLEKMRMKLKAGDLDDSTIEVEISQSVFDTNPNLPPEMGAMQDIVKVIGVGNKKVKKEMKVKDARIALAQEASEKILDMESIKGEALRRAENEGIIFIDEIDKVAVSSSNSNRQDPSKEGVQRDLLPIVEGSTIQTKFGPLKTDHILFIAAGAFHLSKPSDLIPELQGRFPLRVELDSLDEDALYAILTRPKNSLLTQYIELLKTENVELVFEDEAIREIAKIASKANEEMQDIGARRLHTVVEKLLEDISFEADEYAGKVYKIDDFKVQVKLGDIIENKDLARYIL, encoded by the coding sequence ATGAATTTAACTCCAAAAGAGATTGTGAAATTTTTAGATGATTATGTAATTGGACAAAAAAATGCCAAAAAAATCATAGCAATTGCTTTAAGAAATCGTTATAGAAGAATGCAACTTAGTCCTGAACTTCAAGATGATATCATGCCAAAAAATATTTTAATGATAGGATCAACTGGGGTTGGTAAAACAGAGATTGCAAGACGCCTTGCTAAGATGATGGGGCTTCCTTTTGTAAAAGTTGAAGCAAGTAAATATACTGAAGTTGGTTTTGTTGGGCGTGATGTAGAAAGCATGGTTAGAGATTTAGCTAATGCTGCTTTAAATTTAGTAAAAAATGAAGAAAAAGAAAAAAACAAAGAAAAAATTAATGAATTTATAGAAAATAAGATTTTAGAAAAACTTTTACCGCCTTTACCAAAGGGTGTTAGTGAAGAAAAACAAGAAGAGTATCAAAAATCTTTAGAAAAAATGCGCATGAAATTAAAAGCTGGTGATTTAGATGATAGCACAATAGAAGTTGAAATTTCACAAAGCGTATTTGATACTAATCCAAATTTACCACCTGAAATGGGTGCTATGCAAGATATAGTAAAAGTTATTGGTGTGGGTAATAAAAAAGTTAAAAAAGAAATGAAAGTAAAAGATGCAAGAATAGCTCTAGCTCAAGAAGCAAGTGAGAAAATTCTTGATATGGAAAGTATTAAAGGCGAGGCTTTAAGAAGAGCAGAAAATGAAGGGATTATTTTTATCGATGAGATAGATAAAGTAGCAGTTTCAAGCTCCAATTCAAACCGCCAAGATCCAAGCAAAGAAGGGGTGCAAAGAGATTTGCTTCCTATAGTTGAAGGTAGTACTATACAAACTAAATTTGGACCTTTAAAGACTGATCATATTTTATTTATCGCTGCAGGTGCTTTTCATCTAAGTAAGCCAAGTGATTTAATCCCTGAGCTTCAAGGGCGCTTTCCTTTAAGAGTTGAGCTTGATTCATTAGATGAGGATGCTTTATATGCTATTTTAACAAGACCTAAAAATTCATTACTAACACAATACATTGAGCTTTTAAAAACTGAAAATGTAGAGCTTGTTTTTGAAGATGAAGCTATTAGAGAAATAGCAAAAATAGCAAGCAAGGCTAATGAAGAAATGCAAGATATTGGCGCAAGACGTTTGCATACAGTAGTGGAAAAACTTTTAGAAGATATTAGTTTTGAAGCAGATGAATACGCAGGTAAGGTATATAAAATAGATGATTTTAAAGTGCAAGTTAAGCTTGGAGATATCATAGAGAATAAAGATTTAGCTAGGTATATCTTGTGA
- the era gene encoding GTPase Era: MKSGFISIVGRTNAGKSSILNSLLEEKVAMVSHKQNATRRKINAIIMHENHQLIFIDTPGLHVSSKVMNQLMIDLAIKSIADCDVILFVVSIYDDIKDYENFLNLNPKVPHIVLINKVDLVKKEVLLKKLNEYSQFSSHFSAIMPYSAKKKFYKNILLDEMVKYLPEHPYYFDPEFITTTNEKDIYRDFILEAIYENLSDEIPYSTEVKIEKIKELEQIYYINATIITDSNSHKGMILGKDGATIKRIGKEARVKIEKLAQKKVMLKLFVQLEKNWHKNEQNLKKILYDE, from the coding sequence GTGAAAAGTGGCTTTATAAGCATAGTGGGTAGAACTAATGCAGGAAAAAGTTCTATCCTAAATTCTTTATTAGAAGAAAAAGTTGCTATGGTTTCTCATAAGCAAAATGCTACAAGAAGAAAGATTAATGCGATTATAATGCATGAAAATCATCAGCTTATTTTTATAGATACACCAGGTTTGCATGTAAGTTCTAAGGTTATGAATCAGCTTATGATTGATTTGGCGATTAAAAGCATTGCTGATTGTGATGTGATTTTATTTGTAGTTAGTATTTATGATGATATTAAAGATTATGAAAATTTTTTAAATTTAAACCCTAAAGTACCACATATTGTGTTAATTAATAAGGTTGATTTAGTAAAAAAAGAAGTTTTGCTTAAAAAATTAAACGAGTATTCTCAGTTTAGCTCACATTTTAGTGCTATTATGCCCTATTCTGCTAAGAAAAAATTTTATAAAAACATTCTTTTAGATGAAATGGTTAAGTATTTGCCTGAGCACCCGTATTATTTTGATCCTGAGTTTATTACTACAACAAATGAAAAGGATATTTATAGAGATTTTATCTTAGAAGCCATATATGAAAATTTAAGTGATGAAATTCCTTATAGTACTGAAGTAAAAATAGAAAAAATCAAAGAACTAGAGCAGATTTATTATATCAATGCCACTATCATTACAGATAGTAATTCTCACAAAGGAATGATATTGGGTAAAGATGGTGCTACAATTAAGCGTATAGGTAAAGAAGCTAGAGTGAAAATAGAAAAATTAGCACAAAAAAAGGTAATGTTAAAATTGTTCGTTCAACTTGAGAAAAATTGGCACAAAAACGAGCAAAACCTTAAGAAAATACTTTATGATGAGTAA
- the hslV gene encoding ATP-dependent protease subunit HslV, with product MFHATTILAYKGKNKSVIGGDGQVSFGNTVLKNNAVKIRKLNNGKVLAGFAGSTADAFNLFDMFEKLLSSSKGDLLKAAIDFSKEWRKDKYLRKLEAMMLVLDRNHIFLLSGTGDVVEPEDGAIAAIGSGGNYALSAARALAKHSNLDEEELVKESLQIAGEICIYTNTNIKTYVIEDDK from the coding sequence ATGTTTCACGCAACTACAATTTTAGCTTATAAAGGCAAAAATAAGTCTGTAATTGGCGGAGATGGACAAGTAAGTTTTGGAAACACTGTTTTAAAAAATAATGCGGTTAAAATTAGAAAATTAAATAATGGAAAAGTGTTAGCAGGCTTTGCAGGAAGCACTGCTGATGCTTTTAATCTTTTTGATATGTTTGAAAAACTACTTTCTAGTTCTAAGGGTGATTTGCTAAAAGCTGCAATAGATTTTTCAAAAGAATGGCGTAAGGATAAATACTTAAGAAAACTTGAAGCAATGATGCTAGTATTAGATAGAAATCATATATTTTTACTTTCAGGAACTGGAGATGTGGTTGAGCCTGAAGATGGCGCTATAGCAGCTATTGGTAGTGGTGGCAATTATGCACTTTCTGCTGCAAGAGCTTTAGCTAAGCATTCAAATTTAGATGAGGAGGAATTAGTCAAAGAAAGTTTGCAAATAGCTGGTGAAATTTGTATTTATACCAATACAAATATTAAAACTTATGTAATTGAGGATGATAAATGA